The following proteins come from a genomic window of Anopheles ziemanni chromosome 3, idAnoZiCoDA_A2_x.2, whole genome shotgun sequence:
- the LOC131284536 gene encoding G-protein coupled receptor moody yields MDLFETGENSVETNPHSYPHHHNLTNNGSINGIPLYTGYPRLLLNIATMTCIAYMVVGVPGNLLTIVALVKSKKTRNATAVFIMNLSFSDLLFCCFNLPLAASTFWHQAWLYGDLFCRLLPMMRYGLLAVSLFTILAITINRYIMIGHQRLYQRIYRTRHLCLMVAFTWILGFGSLLPTWHEKWGKFGLDVVIHSCSILPDSQRHSPKQFLFLIAFALPCLCIIICYARIFYIVRSTALRTKDQPGEHGEDSLEDVSSVVSNQHLPDVPGAVAGCAYVSPKKDSRAGSLTNECSNPSPLSCSNFSQHLDWHFIDSSTDNEIFYDGTVREVTQKETSSIATQRATFIDRGDCNISMDPPQTSGNMAESTIKPRNQRYANASGPGVRRNASNAANARKRKKHINTSGASIMSAGKMSAKDRKLLQMILVIFLAFLVCYLPITMVKLFRPNMQVLNVVSYLLIYLTTCINPIIYVVMSREYRRAYSDLVLCRTFGITKTTCKQQKAANALRFAPKR; encoded by the exons ATGGATCTGTTCGAAACGGGAGAGAATAGTGTCGAGACCAACCCTCATAGTTATCCACACCATCATAATCTCACCAACAATG GATCCATCAACGGCATACCACTCTACACCGGATACCCCCGCCTGCTTCTCAACATTGCAACGATGACGTGCATTGCGTACATGGTGGTTGGAGTCCCGGGCAACCTGCTGACAATAGTGGCCTTGGTAAAGAGTAAGAAA ACGCGCAACGCAACGGCCGTTTTCATTATGAATTTATCGTTTTCCGATCTGCTGTTCTGCTGCTTCAACCTGCCGCTGGCTGCGAGCACCTTCTGGCACCAGGCCTGGCTGTACGGCGATCTCTTCTGCCGGCTGCTACCGATGATGCGGTATGGTCTGTTGGCCGTCTCGTTGTTTACCATACTGGCTATCACGATCAATCGTTACATTATGATCGGCCATCAGCGGTTATATCAAAG AATATATCGTACGAGACATCTATGCCTGATGGTTGCCTTTACGTGGATCCTAGGATTTGGCTCACTGCTACCGACCTGGCATGAGAAATGGGGTAAATTCGGGCTGGATGTCGTCATTCACTCTTGTTCCATACTGCCGGACAGTCAAC GCCATTCCCCGAAGCAGTTTCTGTTTCTAATCGCCTTTGCCCTGCCCTGTCTATGTATAATTATTTGCTACGCACGAATATTCTACATCGTTCGAAGTACCGCCCTGCGTACCAAAGACCAACCAGGCGAGCATGGTGAGGATAGTTTAGAGGACGTATCGAGCGTCGTAAGCAATCAACATTTACCGGATGTTCCGGGAGCCGTCGCAGGGTGCGCATATGTGTCGCCGAAAAAAGATAGCAGAGCTGGGTCACTGACGAACGAATGCTCGAATCCATCACCTCTGTCTTGCAGCAACTTTAGTCAACACTTGGATTGGCATTTTATCGATTCAAGTACAGATAATGAGATATTTTACGATGGAACCGTAAGGGAGGTGACTCAAAAGGAGACTTCGAGCATTGCAACACAACGGGCCACATTTATCGATCGAGGAGATTGTAACATATCAATG GATCCTCCTCAAACTAGTGGCAATATGGCAGAAAGTACTATCAAACCACGCAATCAGAGATACGCCAATGCTTCAGGACCGGGCGTAAGACGGAATGCGAGTAATGCTGCAAACGCAAGAAAGCGCAAAAAACATATCAACACCTCCGGAGCCTCAATCATGAGCGCAGGCAAAATGTCCGCCAAGGACCGCAAGCTGCTGCAGATGATTCTGGTGATATTCCTTGCCTTTCTGGTGTGCTACCTACCGATCACGATGGTGAAGTTGTTCCGTCCCAACATGCAGGTGTTGAATGTAGTATCCTACCTGCTGATCTATTTAACGACTTGCATCAATCCTATTATCTACGTCGTTATGTCCAGAGAATATCGTCGCGCGTATTCTGATCTTGTGCTGTGCCGGACGTTTGGGATTACGAAAACTACATGTAAACAGCAGAAAGCTGCCAACGCGCTCCGGTTTGCTCCGAAACGTTAG